AGAGCAAGGTGTCGGCTGTCTCGAAGCAGATGAACGTGCCGACGGAAGGCGTGTTCAAGAAGTTTTCCGCGCAGATCAAGTTCGATCCGGCGAAAGCCGCGCAGGGCAGCGCGCAGATGACGATCGACGTCGCGAGCTATGATCTCGGCGACCAGATGTACAACGATCAGGTCGCGGGCAAGGACTGGTTCGACGCGAAGACGTATCCGCAGGCGAGCTTCGTATCGACCGCGATCGCGCCCGCGGGCGGCAACAAGTACAACGTGTCCGGCAAGCTGACGATCAAGGGCAAGACGGTGCCCGTGACCGTGCCCGTGACGGTCACGCAGAGCGGCGCCGCGCAGGTCTTCGACGGCGTGCTGCCGATCAAGCGCTCGACGTTCAACGTCGGCACGGGCGAATGGAAGGACACGTCGGTCGTCGCCGACGAAGTGCAGAT
Above is a window of Burkholderia thailandensis E264 DNA encoding:
- a CDS encoding YceI family protein; this translates as MKVSFYRYMLAVFAAASVAVSGAALAQVDVAKSKVSAVSKQMNVPTEGVFKKFSAQIKFDPAKAAQGSAQMTIDVASYDLGDQMYNDQVAGKDWFDAKTYPQASFVSTAIAPAGGNKYNVSGKLTIKGKTVPVTVPVTVTQSGAAQVFDGVLPIKRSTFNVGTGEWKDTSVVADEVQIKFHIVAAK